The following nucleotide sequence is from Streptomyces xiamenensis.
AGGAAACGGGCATCCTGAACACGGGGAAAATCTCAGGGTGTCAGGATGATCTTCCCTGTGTGGTCGCTGCGTTCCACGATCCGGTGCGCCTCGCCCGCCTCACTCATCGGCAGCTCGCGGTCCACCACGGGACGCACCCGCCCCTCCTCGATCAGCGGCCACGCCCCCTCGCGCACCGCCGCCACGATCTCCGCCTTCCCGGCCGCCGGGCGGGCCCGCAGCGAGGTGGCGGTGACAGTGCCGCGCTTGGCGAGCAGTGCCCCCAGGTTCAACTCGCCCTTGCGGCCCCCCTGGAGCCCGATCACCGCGATCCGGCCCCCGGTCGCCAGCGCCCGCAGATTGCGGTCCAGGTACTGCGCCCCGACGATGTCCAGCACGAGATCGCAGGAGTCCGCCAGCACCTGCGCGAAGTCCTCCTCCCGGTAGTTGACCAGCACCTCGGCCCCCAACTCCCGGCACACCGCCAGCTTCCGCGCACTGCCCGCGGTCACCGCGACCCGCGCACCGCGGGCCACCGCCAGCTGGATCGCCATCGTCCCGATCCCGCTGCCCCCGCCGTGCACCAGCAGCGTCTGGCCGGCCCGCAGCCCGCCCTCCCCCATGAACACGTTCGACCACACCGTGCACACCACCTCGGGCAGCGCCGCCGCCTCCACCAG
It contains:
- a CDS encoding NAD(P)H-quinone oxidoreductase, translating into MRAITITKPGGPEALVWDEVAEPAAPGEGEVLVEVAAAGVNRADLLQRQGFYDPPPGASPYPGLECSGTVAAVGAGVRGWSVGQRVCALLAGGGYAERVVVPAGQLLPVPAGVSLVEAAALPEVVCTVWSNVFMGEGGLRAGQTLLVHGGGSGIGTMAIQLAVARGARVAVTAGSARKLAVCRELGAEVLVNYREEDFAQVLADSCDLVLDIVGAQYLDRNLRALATGGRIAVIGLQGGRKGELNLGALLAKRGTVTATSLRARPAAGKAEIVAAVREGAWPLIEEGRVRPVVDRELPMSEAGEAHRIVERSDHTGKIILTP